One Chaetodon auriga isolate fChaAug3 chromosome 11, fChaAug3.hap1, whole genome shotgun sequence genomic window, AACTCCAGCAACGGCAGAGAAATCATCACTTTGCGACCTAACAAACAAAGAACCAAGAAGAGTAAAAATCCTTTTGGAAGCTGCAGCCTACTCTAGATAACGGTTTCATTTTATTGACTGACTGTTGTTTCTGACACTAGATTGGtcattgttgtattttgttggGGTAGCCACATTTACAGACCAAAGCCCACACAGACTGGGGAAAATACTGCTCTATACTACTTTAATAACCTGATGTTTAATCTGaactctgtgttgctgtttgcaCATTTATGGTTGCATTTCCTTTGATTCATTGGACCTCCATCAGTGATATGCGCACAAAACCTGTCATCATTTGTACCCTCTTAAAGGGATAGTTCGGGTTTTCTGAAGTGGGGTTGTATGGGGTTCTGATGATCAGTAGATGGtgggagaagcagcaggagtacCAGTGTAGGATTATCTGGGTTCACCCCTTTGAATCGAGCCCTCTGCACCGACTTGACTGATTCTTCTAGCATCATGACATCAAACAGCGGCATCTCATCTAAAAAAGCTTGTGATCTGGGCGACGAATGATTAGCCGGTCAGCACCATTGGCAGGAGTAGAGAAATCCCAGCAAAACCAGTATGTTGGCATTGTTATTCATCAGTGTCGAATTAAAACGATGTTATGTTCAGGTGGATACCTTGGTCTCCAGTGATTGGTTAGGGAAAATCGAATCTCCCTCCCCCACAGGATTTggttagtgttttttttttaaggcagccaaaatgtgtttttctgctgctcccGTCCACAGCAGTACATAGCGTAGCTTCCTACACCTGTACTCTTGTCCgcttctccaaactgggggTGTGCTGACCTACACACACTTCACAAAACCAGAAATACCTCTTTAGGTATCAGTGTCATGTATTTAATGAAACccctcaaaaacaaaagatggtTTTTACAGTCACGTTCCTGTTTTTAGCATTTCAGCTGTGCAATATGTTTGCATGTATTGTAGAAGATGCGCAGATTATTTCCTACCATATTTTTCTATCCTGTCAACAGAATATGGTTCAAACTATTCTCTTTATCGTGGACAAAACTTTGGAATCCAGAGTTAATTCTCTGTGCACAAGTATTTTTGTACGAATCACAGCAGTGTTGGGTGATATTTTCACTGAAGTGTTGACACAGTGCCAAATTTCCTCTTCCTGAGCTGTAGTGAAATATTAACGCTGCAGTGGTATGGATGTAACATGACATCAGTAGAATGTGCTCCTATGTGTAACCAAATATCAATAGCTACTGACACAGAATAGTCCTCTATATGTCTGCTTACACTCCACTATCTATAGTTAGAGGTTTGTTAACCAAACTGTCAGACTTTGACAAAGTCTAAGACTTTGTGATGTAAAAACCAATTCAGTTCATGACGCTCTGCTCTTTGAGTCACAGTCCGTTGCAGCAcaacatatttaacatttaactttgcttttctttcattttggtAGCACTACATAATATTTCACAAGATTTCTGACAATTCAGGCACTTAACATGGGACAGaatggtgttttttgttttctggagtATCTAATCTTTCTGCTCTGTaaatctctgctgctctttgatgggAAAAGGAGGAGTGGTATCAGAAAGTTGAAAACACTAAACGCTCGCTGCTCGGTGGTGTCTGTCCCTGTGGTATCGCTCTGAAGGTACTAAAGGCTGACCGCCAGGACCAGATATGTTACTTGAGTGCCTGAATATGCAAGAAAATTCAGTTTCTTCTTATTACATGAGGGTACTCCAAAAAAGACTAATGCAGCTCGCTGTGAACTGTCTGTTACTGCCTTGTCTGTatcaagcctttttttttttttaactcattaTATGAAAGATGAGAGTTTACCAAGCACAAAGATGAATATATGTGGTGATGTGGAAAAGTCTTAAATCTCCTGTGTGACATTATGATCATTTCAATATTAGTAGTTACAATTTTAAGTATTTTCCATGGAATTAGAGTACATGTGGGAATACATGTGCATGTACGTTTCTGTCTTTTTAGAAAGATTGAGGCTTTTCCCACATTCAAATTCACTTCAGTTAAGTTCAGATGGGACTgaattcaattcattttttcattcataGTCTGTGAAAAATCTCAACTGGTGCTTAAAATGTCGAcacaaaaatcacagaaaaactCCAAGGCGCTCTttttaaacaatgaaaatgcCTTTGTTGTCATGTTCCTGTTAGATCTAAAAGCTTGCGTCAGCATCACGCCTTCATCGAGTGCTTAAAATGTGCTCCAGTTGTACCTTTGGCACCAGGATTGTGTCACGTTTCAAGCATGCTCATCTGGTTGTATGTCATCAGTGctgttttgaggaaaaaaaaaaaagtgtggcaTAGCTGTGCATGCAAGCCTTTTTCCACATCAGTGAATGTCCAGCCATGGTTGCAGCGCCTCAATGCCTTGTCCATGTTTACATGCTCCACCAGTAAGCATCCTAATCCCTGctcttgctgtttgttttgaattgcCTGCAAAGTAAATCTGTAAATAATGACTTCCTCAGCTTTCTCTTCCTTGTaacattgtgtttatttttgcatttttctgctttttcgACTGAATGGATTTAGTGCACTTTATCGTTAAGATGGCATATAATCTGAAAGAACCGAGCGTTAAGACTAACCATACTTATGTGCTGTCACTCAGGTGTTGTAATAATCTTTGTGTCTTACTGTTACTCTGCTCTTTCACACATGACTTCACAAACCAATTTTCACACATTTAGATAGACAAACCAACATGTTTGCTTTcattcagacaaaaacaactctgttggatttttgttttaacaGTTAAAGATGTATCACAATTTGAGGTGTGCCACACTGCACCTGATGTtatgtttggggggggggggggttgatggTAATCTGACATAAATAAACCTTTACTTTTTTCTTGGGCATCCAGTGTGTGATTTAAGTGGCAATGCTCCACTACAGTGTTTTAACCAGTTTTAGGTTACATTTTAGAAAGCAGCTTTCATGGAAATCACACATTTCTCTGACATGACAGTTTTTATGTAGTAAAATAGACCATTTCTAACTCAAGTCTGACTAAATATGTCATGTAGttactgtttttttccatttgtagGGCGGTACAGCTGCCTGGTATGTGACTATGTTCGCATTGCCTCGTAGACATGGTTTCATCTATGGCTtcatactgtacagtaaatgATTAGCCAGGTCTCCATTTTTAAAATACCTTTTGATGCCAACAGGATACAGTCAAACAGAATAAATACACCGGCCTCATCTGCTGTATCTGAGTGTAAAACTCAGTGCAAGAAACCAGCTGATACCTGTGGCAGCTTGGCCACTGATAATAGACGTACTTACATTTCCATCAATGAGAGCAACAGGCCACCCCTGACATACTCAGAGTCAGTGTGCTTTTTATTCACTCTTCTGATACATAATCTGacataaaaacagttttgtgCCAACATGAACGAGAAGCCACAGCGTGGTGTGAGTTGTGTTGCCTTCACACAAAGAGGTAGTGTTTACACATCCAAAATCCTTACTGAGAGTCTGCTTTGAACGGTGAGACAAGGCAACAGTGAAACTTACTTCAACATTGGATTCGCTGTTCGTCAAGCACTGGATTTAAACAAACTACGACCAAACATCCAATGGAGCATCACacgttgtgttttttttttttttgtcttcagtgcATATGTGAACACACAGTGTACTACACAGTAAAATAATCAGTTTTAAGCAGGTTGGTGTAAATGACAATCATTTGCAGGTATAGCTTGATCATGCTTATGATGGTGTCTGTTTACTGTATTTTGGCCCGAAGGTTCAGTATCACTATCATTTCTCCCATAAGGACTCGTTTTGTGCTACATGTAGACTCTTTCGACAAGTTAGTACAGGATTCTTGGCGAGGTTAGTGGAATTAAAGACGCACTCGATGAGTCTTAAGGACAGCCATTGGCTTTTGGGACCTCCAGTTTTTGGTGATCCATGATCTTGATGTTCTTGTCAGCATTTTCAACGTTCCTCAGCAAAGTCTCCAGCCTGCGCTTGATCTTCTTCTGGTCCTCCAGAGCACAGCTGATCACTACGGCCTGAAACTTCTGATCGATGGGGACCTGCGGGGCCTCTGACACACAGGCGGCGTGCAGGGCCTGCAGCCGCTGCCGGCCGCTGTCCAAGTCGTCAAGTAACTTCTTCACTATTTCATCAATTATGGACGTGGCCTTTTGCAGCGCCTCCTCCTGCTGGGAGTTCCTGATTGTACCGACGGAGATCTCCACAGACAGCGTGCGGCCCATGAGACGGTTTGCAGTCAACTCTAACTCTTCTTTCTCCCctaggaaaaagaaaacaagacagaaattACTGCTGCATCTTTAAAGGACAAAACACACTGACCATACAGTGGTGGACACAATAATACAAACACCTATGCAGTCTGTTGTGAGGGATTCACACACTGGCTCAGCAGGGTTATAATATCAAGTATTGGTGACGGGGAGGACGACAAACTCTGACCTTGGCTCATGCAAACTTTCATCTTGGCTTGGGTGGGGTGAAAAACTATCATGTTGCCTCGTTCAATTCTAAATCCCCTGAGGTTGTTCAGCACCACCACCCAACTACAACTCAGCATCCAAAGCATGAGCTCACTGGATCACAATGCTACCGAGAAATGAGAGCAGCTCCAAACAAAAGGTGGGTAACAAAGAGGCTGAGCTCGACAGTTAAACAAGTTGTTTTCATGTCTCCCCCCGACATGAGGTCCAGAGGTGGGAGTCAGCGGCCTCACCAGCACAGATGTTACGCATTTCTTGTCCGTTCTGAATGTTCTGAATCATCTCCAGGATGCACTCCCTTTCCTGCTCCATGGCCGTTGCTGCTTCGCGTAAAGCCTCCACCCTGACGGAGAAACAATGCATGAGCGCAAGCACCCATTCACAACCACAGGCCCTGACGGTAAACATAAAACCTGTTATAAAGAACAGGACTAATATCCAATGAATATATTGAGTGTTATATGAATATAATAAGTATCCTATTACATGGGTATACCCACTTATTGTATAAATAAAACCTTTCATGATTCATGATGCACCGCTTCCCCCTCTGCTAGTTTGGGTTTGTTGATTTTCTAAtagaaaacatgacagcagcCATACAAAACACTGACGATCTAGTGGCCGCACGTGCTGAGGCCTGACCCCTCACGTACCTCACTTCCAGCTGATCCAAACTCTCCAGAAGTCGTCCGGAGCGATCGGCCATGGACAGCGTCCTGCTGAACTTGGCGCAGGGAGCATCGCTCATTTTCGCCTGGATTTTCGCTTGAGCCATGGTGGTGAGTAATTATGTTTCTTATTATTGTGATCCGCCGCCGTGGAGAGGAGTCCTTCCCTGTGCGATCAACACTGTGGGCTGTCCGGCTGACACTGCCGCGGCTCCTCCGTCTGCTGCGGCGCTCCGGGGACAACATTTCCTAACATGGGCTGCAACTTCCTTCACCCGCTCCTCACAGAAGCTTCCCGAGGAGCCCAGAGCACAGGTGCCACATGTCTGGTCCGAGGACCCGCGAGAGGTCCATGAGAAGCCCCAGCGGGTCCCCAGAAATGCGCATTCTCAGATGTGGAAATATAACTGCTTTGGCAGCTGGAGTTTACCTGTAGATCACTTTTTTCAGCTGTCACAGTACTCATCATTACCATCTGGAGAACCGTGGTTTGGAGTGGACTTTACATGGCtgctttcagtttcactgttAAAATTAAAATTCTTTAACCTACTCTTGAAACATTTGGAGATGACACTGATTTCCATCAATGACTGGAATATTATGCAGATTGTGTATTTGATGTGCGTGTTAACA contains:
- the bag2 gene encoding BAG family molecular chaperone regulator 2 gives rise to the protein MAQAKIQAKMSDAPCAKFSRTLSMADRSGRLLESLDQLEVRVEALREAATAMEQERECILEMIQNIQNGQEMRNICAGEKEELELTANRLMGRTLSVEISVGTIRNSQQEEALQKATSIIDEIVKKLLDDLDSGRQRLQALHAACVSEAPQVPIDQKFQAVVISCALEDQKKIKRRLETLLRNVENADKNIKIMDHQKLEVPKANGCP